The genomic DNA ACGCAGGCACTGGCGTGGGCCGGCGATGCCACGGCCGCCCGGCACGCTTTGATCGACCTCGAGGCGAACCTGCACCCGGGAATGTTGTTCCTCGCAACCGAGGTGACACTGGCCCGGGCGTGGGTGGCCGCCGCCGAAGGGTCGCTGACCGAAGCCGTGCAACTGGCTCGCACCGCCGCGGCCGACGCCCGCGACGCAGGACAGCCGGCATACGAAGTGCTGGCGTGGCAGACCGCGGCGCAGTTCGGCGACGGCTCAGGAGCCGACCGACTGCTGCAACTCACCTCTATCGTCGAAGGCCCCCGGGTCGGCCTGGCAGCACGCTTCGCCTGCGCGCTGCAGGCCGGTGCCGCCGACGAACTCGTCACCATGTCAACGGATTTCGAGGACCACGGCGAGCTCATCGCGGCGATCGACGCAGCCGCCCACGCGGCACTGGCCTACCGCAAACACGGCCAACGCGGCTCGGCGCTCACCTGCGTGACCCGCGCGCAGACACTCGCCCAACACTGCGGCGCCAGTACACCCGCGCTCCGGCGGGCCGCCCAACCGCTCCCTCTGACCGATCGCGAACGCGAGATCGTCATCCTCCTCGGCCACGGCCTTTCCAGCCCCGCCATCGCCCACAGACTCACCCTGTCCCCCCGCACCGTCGAAGGCCACATCTACCGTGCCATGGCCAAGACCGGCACCACCAACCGCGACGAACTCGCCGCGCTGCTGCGGCGGTAGGGACGCCCCCGCCCGATTCGAGTACCCGCCTACTCAGTCCTGCGTGCCCAGTAACGCACAGGCTCATCACATGGCCACGTCAACTTCCCGCGAGCAGGCGCTGCGGCGGCTGCCGTTGCCCTATTCACTTGCCCTGCGGTTGCGCGACGCACGCGTCGCTGCGGACCTGATCTGCGAGTACGTCGGCGTCGAGCCGTCCGCACTGGCCGGCATCTACCGCATCGGCGAGGCGAAACTGGCTGCCGCACAACATGACCTGGGAGTGACGGGGCCGGCCACGCTGCCGGTTGCGTTCGAGCCGGGTCGCTGACGACGGACGCTAGCCCTGCGTGTTGACGATGACACCGACCGCGCCGGAGCCGACGTGCACCGCCAGCACCGGCCCCATGTCGGTCACCACGAGTGATTCGACCTGGGGTAGACGGGAAGTCAGTGCGGCGCCGATCGACGCGGCGTCGTCGTGATTGTCGACGTGGTGCACGGCGATGGATGCGGGCCGGTCGCCGACGAGCGCGACCACCCGCTCGATCATCGCGGCATGCGCCTTGGCGACGGTCCGAATCCGCTGATCCAGTACCAGCCGGCCGTCGATGTCCAACTGCAGCAACGGCTTCAGCGACAACGCGGTACCGAGCCAGGAGGCCGCCGTGCCGATGCGGCCACTGCGCCGCAGGTTGTCCAGCCGGTGCACGACGATGAACCCGTGCTGCCGCCCGGATTCCGAACGCGCCTGCGCTTCGACGGCATCCAGATCGGCACCGGCCGCTGCGGCCCGGGCCGCAGCCACGGCGACGAATCCGACGCCCATCGCGGCAGAACGCGAATTGACAACGCGCACAGACGAACCCAGCTCGCGGCCCACCGCCGCCGCGGCACTGAACGTGCTCGACAGACCGGCCGACAGATGCACCGCCACCACGCCGTCGCCGCCGCTGTCGGCCAGCGCCTGCTTGTAGACGTCAGTCAGATCCGCGGGCGCCGCACCGGACGTGGACACATGCGACCGGTCCTGGATGTCCTGCGGAATCGGGTCGATCCCGTCCTGGTAATCGATGCCGTCCTGCAGCACGTGCAGCGGGACCACCCGAATGTCCCAGCGCTTCAACTCTTCTGGGTCAAGCCGAGCCGACGAGTCGGTGACCACCACCACTGCCATGGCTAGCCGTCGGTCCGCTGCGACACCACACCGGCCTCGGCCAGCCCCTTGAGCATGAGTTCGGCGACCGCGCGGTGCGCCTCGAAATTCCAGTGGATCCCGTCCGGATTCGCCCGGCCGGACATCACCTCGTCACCGACTGCGGCCTTGAGGTCGACGATCGGAATCTGCTTGGCGTCGGCCCAATCGGTGATCGCCGAGACCGTGGCGTCGCGCCAGCGGTGCGAGCTGCCGTAGGTCTCCGCGATGTGCACCGACGGGATGGTCGCCACGAACGGGATGCCGGGGCGGTTGAAATCGATTGCCCCGCGGGTCTCTTCGAGATATTCGACCGTCAGGTGCGCCGGCAGCGCAGGCCGGGCAACCGGGGATAGGCGCGGCTGCATCCAGCCATAGCCGTCCCGCACGATGCGGCGCAGCCACGGCGGCCGCACGTAGCGGATCAGTTCCCGCAGCGCCGTCGGCAACGGCGACGGCAGCGAATCCATGCCGCACGTCGCGAAGATCACCGCACCGGCCTTGGGCAGGGCCGCCCACGACCGCGGATCCTGCGTCGCGGCCCACCACACGTCGCGACACGTCCAGCCGATGCGGCCGATCAGCTCCAGGTCCCAACCGAGTTGCGACGCAACGATGTTGGGCCAGATCCGCGGATCATCCGACGGCAGCCCGCCGGTCGGTCCGTAGTAGGACAACGAGTCGCAGAAGACCAGCAGGACTGGGCGGTCAGAGGACATCGTTGGCCACCTGAGCCGAGGCGTTCCACACGTCCAGACGCCACTTCACGGGGTCGTCGTCGGCAAGTCCGGCACTGTGCCCCGACAACTGCACCCAGCTGGCATTACCCATGCCGCCGAGCACCGGCCAGTTGTCCACGGGCAGCTCCAGCAGGGCCGCGGTCAGCGCGGCGATCAACCCACCGTGCGCGACGAGCACCACGGGCCGGTCGACCTCGTCGATACCCCATTCGGGCAGCTTGCGCAGCTGCTCGGCCACCACCGGGAGGCTGCGGTTCGCCACATCCACGCGGCTCTCGCCGTTGTGCGGCGCCCAGCGGGCATCGTCACGCCAGGCCAGCCGCGCGCCGGGCGCAATGTCATCGACCTCGTGATGGGTCAGGCCCTGCCAGTCGCCCAGGTGTGTCTCGCGCAGTCGCTCGTCGATCGACACCGGCATACCGGCCTGTTCCCCAAGCGTGGTCGCGGTGTCGAGGGCACGGCGCAGATCCGACGACACGATCACCAGGGGCTGGCGTTTGGCCAGCACCTCGGCCGCCGCCACCGCCTGCGCCCGGCCCAAGTCACTGAGGTCGGTGTCGAGCTGGCCCTGCATCCGGCTGGTCGCGTTGTATTCCGTCTGGCCGTGACGCAGCAGCAGGAGACGGCGGTTCCTCACTCGCCGTCCCCGTCGGACGCGTCATCACCGTCGGGGTTCACCGGCAACTCACCATCCAGGTCGACCTCGACCGCCGGGCAGTCCCGCCACAGCCGGTCCAGCGCGTAGTACTCGCGCTCTTCCTGGTGCTGGATGTGCACCACGATGTCGACGTAGTCGAGCAGCACCCAGCGGCCCTCGCGGGCGCCTTCGCGACGGGCCGGCTTGTGGCCCGCCCAGCGCATCTTCTCCTCGACCTCGTCGACGATGGCGTTGACCTGGCGGTCGTTGGACGCGGAAGCGATGACGAAGTAGTCGGTGATCACCAACTGATCCGAGACGTCGATGACGCTGATGTTCTCGCCGAGCTTGGCGGACGCCGCGCGCGCGGCGACGGTCGCCATGCTGAGGGCTTCGGGGGTGGCGGTCATGAACTCTCCTGCTTGTTCCTGGCATTGTCGCGGGCCTGGTAGAGCCCACGTTTGGATACGTATTGGACGACGCCGTCGGGCACCAGGTACCAGATGGGCCGGTTGGCCTGGGCGCGGCGACGGCAGTCGCTCGACGAGATGGCCAGCGCGGGCACCTCGACCAGCGTCAGGGCGTCGGCCGGCAGTTCTTTCTGCGCTTCCTCGATGTGCTTGCCGTCCAGCTCGTAGCCGGGCCGGCTGACCCCGATGAACCGGGCCGTGGAGAACAGCTCCTCCCAGTTCTGCCAGGACAGGATCGAGGCCAGCGCATCGGCGCCGGTGATGAAGAACAGGTCGGTGTCCGGGTTCTGTCTGGCCAGGTCGCGCAGGGTGTCCTTGGTGTAGGTGGGGCCGCCCCGGTCGATGTCGACGCGGCTCACCGAGAACCGCGGGTTGGCAGCCGTCGCGATGACCGTCATCAGGTACCGGTCCTCGGCGGCGGTGACGTGCCGATCGCGCTTCTGCCAGGGCTGCCCGGTCGGCACGAAGATCACTTCGTCAAGCTCGAACAGGTCGGCCACCTCGCTGGCCGCGACGAGGTGTCCATGGTGAATGGGATCGAACGTCCCACCCATCACTCCCAGCCTGCGTCGAGTCACGATTGGCCAGCTTACGGCAGTGTTCGGAGCTAACCCGGGGGCAGGACCTCGGCGGCTAGACCGGCAGCAGGTTGTCGATCACCGACGCGAGCTGCTTGGCGGACCGGCATTCGTGCATGGTGATGACGTCCTGGTACTTGGCCGTCGCCGAGTCGCCGCTGCCCCACAGGTGCTTGGGCTCGGGGTTGAGCCAGTGCGCGTGCCGGCTGGCGCTGACCATGTGCGCCAGCAGGTCGGCCTGCGGGTTGCGGTAGTTGTTGCGGCCGTCGCCGAGCACCAGCAGGGCCGTGCGGGGCGAGAGCGCATTGGGCCACTTGTCCATGAACGAGACGAAGGCGTGGCCGTAGTCGGAGTGCCCGTCCCGGGTGTAGACGGCGGCCTCGCGGGTGATCTTCTGCACCGCGACGGCCAGGTCGGCGTCCGGCCCGAACAGCTCGGTGACCTCGTCGGTGGTGTCGATGAAGGCGAAGACGCGCACCCGCGAGAACTGCTGGCGCAGGGCATGCACCAGCATCAGGGTGAAGTGGCTGAAGCCCGCGACGGAGCCGGAGACGTCGCACAGCACCACGAGCTCGGGACGGGCCGGGTGCGGTTTCTTGAGCACGACGTCGATGGGCACGCCGCCCGTGGACATCGACTTGCGCAGCGTCTTGCGCAGGTCGATCTGCCCGGCATGCGAACGACGCCGACGCGCGGCGAGGCGGGTGGCCAGCGTACGGGACAGGGGCGCAACAACATTGCGCATCTGGCGCAGCTGATCACCTGAAGCCCTGAGGAATTCGACGTTCTCGGCGAGCTGCGGGATGCCGTAGGTCTGCACGTGGTCGCGGCCGATCTGCTCGGCCGTGCGCCGCTTGGTCTCGGACTCGACCATGTGCCGCAGCTGCGAAATACGCTTGGCCGCCATCGCTTTGGCGATCTGTTCCTGCGTGGGCGTGGGCTCGTCGCCATACGGCGCCAGCAAGCCGGCCAGGAGCTTGCCCTCGAGTTGGTCCAGCCCCATGGCTTTGAGCGCCTGATACGACGAGTACGACGGACCGCGGCTCGAGTTGTACTTGCCGTAGGCATCGACGATCTGCGCGATCATCGCCATCAGGCGGTCGTCCAAGTTGGCCATGTCGGCGTCGGACAGCAGGTCGATGAGTGCCGAGCGCATGCCCTCGACGTCCTCGGGCGGAATCCGGTCGGGCCGGTTCTCCGGGTCCTCCTCGTCGTCGAGTTCCAACACGGCCCGGTCTCCCATGGCCGCGGGGAACCACAGATCGAACAGCGCGTTGTAGGTCTCGCGGTGGTCGGGCCGGCGCAATACGGCGCACGCCAGGCCTTCGCGCAGCACCATGCGGTCACCCAGCCCCAGGGTGGCCATCACCCGACCGGCATCGACGGTCTCCGACGGCCCGACGTTGATGCCCACCTTGCGCAGGGCTTCGACGAACCCCACGAGGTGGCCTGGAATGCCTTGCGGGGCAAGCGGT from Mycolicibacterium phocaicum includes the following:
- a CDS encoding DegV family protein, producing MAVVVVTDSSARLDPEELKRWDIRVVPLHVLQDGIDYQDGIDPIPQDIQDRSHVSTSGAAPADLTDVYKQALADSGGDGVVAVHLSAGLSSTFSAAAAVGRELGSSVRVVNSRSAAMGVGFVAVAAARAAAAGADLDAVEAQARSESGRQHGFIVVHRLDNLRRSGRIGTAASWLGTALSLKPLLQLDIDGRLVLDQRIRTVAKAHAAMIERVVALVGDRPASIAVHHVDNHDDAASIGAALTSRLPQVESLVVTDMGPVLAVHVGSGAVGVIVNTQG
- the octT gene encoding diglucosylglycerate octanoyltransferase, whose protein sequence is MSSDRPVLLVFCDSLSYYGPTGGLPSDDPRIWPNIVASQLGWDLELIGRIGWTCRDVWWAATQDPRSWAALPKAGAVIFATCGMDSLPSPLPTALRELIRYVRPPWLRRIVRDGYGWMQPRLSPVARPALPAHLTVEYLEETRGAIDFNRPGIPFVATIPSVHIAETYGSSHRWRDATVSAITDWADAKQIPIVDLKAAVGDEVMSGRANPDGIHWNFEAHRAVAELMLKGLAEAGVVSQRTDG
- the gpgP gene encoding glucosyl-3-phosphoglycerate phosphatase; translation: MRNRRLLLLRHGQTEYNATSRMQGQLDTDLSDLGRAQAVAAAEVLAKRQPLVIVSSDLRRALDTATTLGEQAGMPVSIDERLRETHLGDWQGLTHHEVDDIAPGARLAWRDDARWAPHNGESRVDVANRSLPVVAEQLRKLPEWGIDEVDRPVVLVAHGGLIAALTAALLELPVDNWPVLGGMGNASWVQLSGHSAGLADDDPVKWRLDVWNASAQVANDVL
- the rsfS gene encoding ribosome silencing factor — its product is MTATPEALSMATVAARAASAKLGENISVIDVSDQLVITDYFVIASASNDRQVNAIVDEVEEKMRWAGHKPARREGAREGRWVLLDYVDIVVHIQHQEEREYYALDRLWRDCPAVEVDLDGELPVNPDGDDASDGDGE
- the nadD gene encoding nicotinate-nucleotide adenylyltransferase, producing the protein MVTRRRLGVMGGTFDPIHHGHLVAASEVADLFELDEVIFVPTGQPWQKRDRHVTAAEDRYLMTVIATAANPRFSVSRVDIDRGGPTYTKDTLRDLARQNPDTDLFFITGADALASILSWQNWEELFSTARFIGVSRPGYELDGKHIEEAQKELPADALTLVEVPALAISSSDCRRRAQANRPIWYLVPDGVVQYVSKRGLYQARDNARNKQESS
- a CDS encoding vWA domain-containing protein, encoding MTGRTPAQPLAPQGIPGHLVGFVEALRKVGINVGPSETVDAGRVMATLGLGDRMVLREGLACAVLRRPDHRETYNALFDLWFPAAMGDRAVLELDDEEDPENRPDRIPPEDVEGMRSALIDLLSDADMANLDDRLMAMIAQIVDAYGKYNSSRGPSYSSYQALKAMGLDQLEGKLLAGLLAPYGDEPTPTQEQIAKAMAAKRISQLRHMVESETKRRTAEQIGRDHVQTYGIPQLAENVEFLRASGDQLRQMRNVVAPLSRTLATRLAARRRRSHAGQIDLRKTLRKSMSTGGVPIDVVLKKPHPARPELVVLCDVSGSVAGFSHFTLMLVHALRQQFSRVRVFAFIDTTDEVTELFGPDADLAVAVQKITREAAVYTRDGHSDYGHAFVSFMDKWPNALSPRTALLVLGDGRNNYRNPQADLLAHMVSASRHAHWLNPEPKHLWGSGDSATAKYQDVITMHECRSAKQLASVIDNLLPV